In Anopheles gambiae chromosome 2, idAnoGambNW_F1_1, whole genome shotgun sequence, a single window of DNA contains:
- the LOC133391663 gene encoding uncharacterized protein LOC133391663, producing the protein MNPIFLYGYTATGIGLAVSLLYLGLYNICQQRNLRLVLESATFRQFYEGHRLHAAAQKYSNRHRTKLITRRALHKINQLAPRVHLLSEGPRWKLIYTPAGEVRAIPL; encoded by the exons ATGAATCCAATCTTTCTCTACGGTTACACGGCCACCGGCATCGGGTTGGCCGTTTCGCTGCTTTACCTCGGCCTGTACAACATCTGCCAGCAGCGCAACCTGCGCCTGGTGCTGGAGAGTGCAACCTTTCGGCAGTTCTACGAAGG TCACCGGCTCCATGCGGCGGCACAAAAGTACTCGAACCGTCATCGCACGAAGCTGATCACTCGACGCGCGCTgcacaaaatcaatcaactCGCCCCGCGGGTGCATCTACTCTCGGAGGGCCCCCGCTGGAAGCTGATCTACACTCCCGCCGGCGAAGTGCGTGCCATTCCCCTCTGA